Proteins encoded within one genomic window of Methanosarcina barkeri str. Wiesmoor:
- a CDS encoding metal-dependent transcriptional regulator translates to MNEQSYPEFTGLELSPRKVDYLKFILEKGGTVKTTEISSGLQVDPSTTTKTLNELASAGYLNHVPYRGVNLTELGMAYTQFLIRRHRILSLLLTHYGLSSEEACSEVSRFEAFVSRDAINKICSSMGHPMFGVCGEISHENACMKEISIEHLTKC, encoded by the coding sequence ATGAATGAGCAAAGTTATCCTGAATTTACAGGCCTTGAACTCTCTCCGAGAAAGGTAGATTATCTCAAGTTCATTCTTGAAAAAGGAGGTACTGTAAAAACTACAGAGATCTCTTCGGGCCTGCAGGTAGATCCTTCAACCACAACCAAGACCTTAAATGAGCTTGCAAGTGCAGGCTACCTGAATCATGTTCCTTATAGGGGTGTGAATTTGACGGAACTGGGTATGGCATATACACAATTTCTTATTCGAAGGCACAGGATCCTCAGTCTTCTTCTAACCCATTACGGCCTTTCTTCGGAGGAAGCATGTAGTGAAGTTTCGCGTTTTGAGGCTTTCGTCTCAAGGGATGCTATAAATAAAATCTGCAGCTCAATGGGTCATCCAATGTTTGGAGTATGCGGAGAAATTAGCCATGAAAATGCCTGTATGAAAGAAATATCTATTGAACACCTGACAAAATGCTAA
- a CDS encoding chemotaxis protein CheW, whose amino-acid sequence MFEETLDEGSEFSEESLRLVTFELSGEEFGVDIMQVSEVIPVPRITRIPQAPECVKGLINLRGKILVVIDLNKRLDFRSKETDSLSRIIIVEVKDTVLGMLVNSVKEVMSLPLSSIQPPPEIIKSKINAEYLVGIGKVGGRLLILLNLARVLGEEEIEELSGLSSPDEDVSTE is encoded by the coding sequence ATGTTTGAAGAAACATTAGATGAAGGTTCAGAATTTTCGGAAGAAAGTCTTCGTTTAGTGACCTTTGAGCTTTCAGGTGAAGAGTTCGGAGTAGATATTATGCAGGTCTCCGAAGTTATTCCGGTTCCGAGGATCACCCGAATTCCTCAGGCTCCGGAATGCGTAAAAGGACTCATTAACCTGCGGGGAAAGATCCTCGTAGTGATAGACCTTAACAAGCGGCTTGATTTCAGATCAAAAGAGACTGACAGCCTGTCCAGAATTATCATAGTGGAGGTTAAAGATACAGTCCTTGGAATGCTTGTAAATTCCGTAAAGGAGGTCATGAGCCTGCCACTTTCTTCAATTCAGCCACCTCCTGAGATTATCAAATCGAAAATCAATGCGGAATATCTAGTAGGCATCGGAAAAGTAGGGGGTAGGCTTCTTATTCTACTAAATCTCGCACGAGTACTAGGAGAAGAAGAAATTGAAGAACTCAGCGGACTATCCTCTCCTGATGAGGACGTTTCAACTGAATAA
- a CDS encoding methyl-accepting chemotaxis protein translates to MYKNTKIGHLVIGFALLLILIFFVGYTGYQGMNDVEKKSRAIQNMTFITNNMQGALEAQESYVIYGDPVYKEDTYTHLDLVPTQAAISKEIYLGYLDPVNQDRMDSILKTSGEFRESFDSYVKADDEEIALRTNITSKGDLILKKADELYQDQMFQYQQYLENGSSGEVLQQKLSNAQEAQKISILAMEARNQYQNYIITPEDQYAENFDRIMENITEVTESLNKQMVKPENLELGNTIIASVTEIRSDFDSLTVLKEKKAADVKNMATIAAQINKTAEAASADQKEKLDTLIVNSISKIFLVTLLSILIGALLVFVILNLYRKPIYELLEAAEKISNGDLSVEIEGNSRSEISQLSQAFKSMVENLRGLIQGIQESSVHLSTLSEEMSASSEEVASASRKISDTATEISNGTEVQSTKIVDITHAMQDMTHNIQEIADNTQKVSKNTNLVNNTINSIGNASRELLVKMNHIRFSVDETKEVITELDSKSQQINEIVTLITRIADQTNMLALNAAIEAARAGEHGRGFSVVADEVRKLADESGRAANNISSLIDEIRGSISETVESIEASKKDVQAGSLSVNNAVEMVSGIVTTINEITNMIEDVAAATEEQSASIEEITSTLEDISSISEQSTAGTQETAAALEEQSASMSELANMASDLSLLGERMKKATEKFKLSNLKEGSENKSS, encoded by the coding sequence ATCAGGGTATGAACGATGTTGAAAAGAAAAGTCGAGCCATTCAAAACATGACTTTCATCACGAATAATATGCAGGGAGCCCTGGAAGCTCAGGAAAGTTATGTTATTTATGGTGATCCTGTTTATAAAGAAGACACTTATACACATCTTGATCTTGTACCCACACAAGCAGCTATATCCAAGGAAATATATCTTGGCTACCTCGATCCTGTAAACCAGGACCGTATGGATTCTATTCTTAAAACTTCTGGCGAATTCAGGGAAAGTTTTGATAGCTATGTTAAAGCAGACGATGAAGAAATAGCTCTGAGAACCAATATCACTTCTAAAGGCGATCTTATCTTGAAGAAAGCAGATGAGCTTTATCAGGATCAGATGTTTCAATATCAACAATATTTAGAAAACGGCTCTTCAGGTGAAGTTCTTCAGCAAAAATTATCCAATGCTCAGGAAGCTCAGAAAATCAGTATACTTGCAATGGAAGCTCGAAATCAGTACCAGAATTATATAATTACTCCCGAAGATCAGTATGCGGAAAACTTCGATCGGATTATGGAGAATATAACTGAAGTTACCGAGAGTTTAAATAAGCAGATGGTAAAACCTGAAAATCTTGAGCTTGGAAACACAATAATCGCCAGCGTCACGGAAATCCGAAGTGATTTTGATAGCTTGACAGTTCTTAAAGAGAAAAAGGCGGCTGATGTGAAAAATATGGCAACTATAGCTGCACAGATTAATAAAACTGCTGAAGCCGCCAGTGCCGACCAGAAAGAGAAGCTCGACACCCTAATCGTAAATTCTATAAGTAAGATCTTTCTCGTTACTCTTCTTTCGATACTTATCGGTGCTTTACTTGTTTTTGTGATTCTGAACCTCTATAGAAAACCCATATATGAACTGCTCGAAGCGGCCGAGAAAATTTCTAATGGAGACCTTAGTGTTGAGATTGAAGGAAACTCGAGAAGTGAAATCTCTCAGCTCTCACAAGCTTTTAAATCGATGGTTGAAAACCTCCGTGGCCTGATTCAAGGAATTCAGGAAAGTTCGGTTCACCTTTCTACACTTTCAGAAGAAATGTCTGCTTCTTCTGAGGAAGTGGCTTCAGCGTCACGGAAAATTTCTGACACTGCAACTGAAATCTCAAATGGGACCGAAGTGCAGAGTACAAAAATAGTGGATATAACTCATGCAATGCAGGACATGACACACAATATCCAGGAAATTGCGGATAATACCCAGAAAGTTTCTAAGAACACTAATCTTGTCAATAACACTATCAATAGTATTGGAAATGCCTCAAGAGAACTCTTGGTGAAAATGAACCATATTCGCTTCTCTGTTGATGAAACTAAGGAAGTGATAACGGAACTTGATTCCAAGTCTCAACAAATCAATGAAATTGTAACTCTTATTACCAGGATTGCCGATCAGACAAATATGCTTGCGCTGAATGCTGCAATTGAGGCTGCCCGGGCTGGTGAGCACGGCAGGGGTTTTTCTGTTGTAGCCGATGAGGTCCGAAAACTTGCCGACGAATCCGGCCGTGCTGCTAATAACATTTCTAGTCTAATTGATGAAATAAGAGGCAGTATCAGTGAAACCGTGGAAAGTATAGAGGCCAGTAAAAAAGATGTGCAGGCTGGTTCCCTGTCTGTTAATAACGCAGTTGAAATGGTTTCAGGGATTGTAACTACAATCAATGAAATTACAAATATGATAGAAGATGTTGCAGCTGCTACAGAAGAGCAGTCCGCATCCATTGAAGAAATCACTTCCACTCTGGAGGATATTTCCTCAATTTCGGAACAGTCCACCGCAGGAACCCAGGAAACCGCTGCAGCTCTCGAAGAGCAGAGTGCTTCAATGTCAGAACTTGCCAATATGGCTAGTGATCTTTCTTTGCTTGGGGAAAGAATGAAAAAAGCTACGGAAAAATTCAAACTTAGTAACTTAAAAGAAGGTTCAGAAAATAAGTCAAGTTAA